One segment of Ornithodoros turicata isolate Travis unplaced genomic scaffold, ASM3712646v1 Chromosome52, whole genome shotgun sequence DNA contains the following:
- the LOC135374269 gene encoding uncharacterized protein LOC135374269, protein MYAKLCTLPLWAPREVIDATMPTEFLHKYASTRVILDATEIRCEVPSSLSLQSSTYSSYKSSNTFKALIGVSPNGLVSFVSELFTGSTSDRECVSRNGFLGPDFEENDVVMADKGFLIADLLEKKGVLLNMPPFLRDGTFSREEVLRTQAIASLRIHVERRIQRIKGYHIFDRPIPLSLAPVINQIWTVTLFLCDTVTLFLQTFKAL, encoded by the coding sequence ATGTATGCCAAGCTCTGCACCCTGCCTCTTTGGGCCCCAAGGGAAGTCATCGATGCAACAATGCCGACAGAGTTTCTGCACAAATATGCTTCAACAAGGGTGATCCTTGATGCGACCGAAATACGCTGTGAAGTGCCTTCATCTCTGTCACTACAGTCAAGCACGTACTCGTCTTACAAGTCGTCAAACACATTTAAAGCCCTCATAGGGGTGTCACCAAATGGACTGGTCAGCTTTGTGTCCGAGCTGTTCACGGGATCCACGTCAGACAGAGAGTGCGTCTCACGGAATGGGTTCCTGGGGCCAGATTTCGAAGAAAATGATGTCGTAATGGCGGACAAGGGTTTTCTGATTGCGGACCTCTTGGAAAAGAAGGGAGTACTTCTGAATATGCCCCCATTTTTGAGAGATGGGACATTCTCAAGAGAAGAAGTGCTTCGAACACAAGCGATTGCTTCCCTACGGATACATGTGGAGCGACGAATACAGCGCATCAAGGGGTACCACATCTTCGACAGGCCAATCCCACTTTCATTGGCTCCTGTCATCAACCAAATCTGGACTGTGACACTATTCTTGTGTGACACTGTGACGCTATTCTTACAAACTTTCAAAGCCCTTTAA